A genomic region of Papaver somniferum cultivar HN1 chromosome 7, ASM357369v1, whole genome shotgun sequence contains the following coding sequences:
- the LOC113300047 gene encoding uncharacterized protein LOC113300047 isoform X1 — protein MLTDGLPMEVKCLHIRSTKIRLNAKEEIYLFQVKYVLPEALLVCQFESWGIDFVRFLQDVFKPATEWFSQAIVTGYFRFLRMGFFLYKPSSASVLYGNLAIREEEKKLHPNSAKIVLNSLFLAQYESDYDTRPWSWYGAVYKYLYFEYGRPLFNPRKDFEFCKWSFCLVKCDFTIENIYACIKWWDEHDMELVNLFVFKLRYSLEFLFDGSIVFVLQKWVEILNVGKWCNEILQQLTVFRSNLIVQKRRGSGSRQEPVDQGVGRCISFLAPRDNFQKSFVTASSNSIQRRLNGAGVKVHRLFHMVMNSGTVGAARVFKNTNELLDHVLHSRRWSFSGDLGSLVWLLKCGFFSGLTILCKESVKVVTDKQEGDSCVLARLLGPQSVFRIPQMLKMAALLRWKLKLVSTGWWSVGNDSLVLQPEVGKKDAFLFISANKEGDETILRIMGYVHVLMKLTVGIELEVMKILARALLILSLHLVITILFRVPRIFIMHLKENMMLIEKLEAVHLMGEQPSGIPGMRKIKIFVAAVVQKNNGGDYMVLNNPFCTSLWSKEKSGGTIWLRVELPGAPGYMRNCRLLFDRGKLLESIPTFFLSVVHHCYFSLSIHNCGYVKVFGQLPCQFVRVQEMVEKLYHLIQAKIENDVAIRTDMNTNRVEDSILIEPVLLEDANTRELGSLVVGFCYNEEERNISPHALAETGKHDNRGSIKKNVLISSVVWSCHGSLSSTQANFLSHILEGKDNLKGWVFVTSHEVVMGTHWLRAPLVVDSAL, from the exons ATG CTCACCGATGGGTTACCTATGGAAGTAAAATGTCTTCATATTCGATCAACAAAGATTCGTCTTAACGCAAAAGAGGAAATTTATCTTTTCCAGGTGAAGTATGTGTTGCCTGAGGCGCTTTTGGTTTGTCAGTTTGAGTCTTGGGGTATTGATTTTGTCCGATTTCTTCAAGACGTTTTTAAGCCAGCAACTGAATGGTTTAGCCAAGCAATTGTTACAGGTTATTTTAGATTTTTAAGGATGGGTTTCTTCTTATATAAACCCAGTTCTGCATCTGTGTTGTATGGGAATCTTGCTAttcgagaagaagaaaagaagttacACCCCAATAGTGCCAAGATTGTTCTCAACTCCTTGTTTCTTGCTCAATATGAATCTGATTATGATACTCGACCGTGGAGTTGGTATGGTGCTGTTTATAAATATCTTTATTTTGAGTATGGTCGGCCATTGTTCAATCCTCGAAAGGATTTCGAATTCTGTAAATGGAGTTTCTGTTTGGTCAAATGTGATTTCACAATTGAGAATATTTATGCCTGCATAAAATGGTGGGATGAGCATGATATGGAATTGGTTAATTTGTTTGTTTTCAAACTGAGGTACTCTTTAGAATTTCTGTTTGACGGCTCGATTGTATTTGTGCTACAGAAATGGGTAGAGATTCTGAATGTTGGCAAGTGGTGCAATGAAATTCTACAACAACTTACTGTTTTCCGTAGTAATTTGATTGTGCAGAAGAGAAGGGGGAGTGGGTCAAGACAAGAGCCGGTTGATCAAGGGGTGGGTAGATGTATCAGTTTTCTTGCCCCAAGAGataattttcagaagagttttgtTACAGCTAGTTCAAACTCAATCCAGAGGCGACTGAATGGTGCAGGTGTGAAGGTTCATAGATTATTTCACATGGTTATGAATAGTGGAACAGTTGGTGCTGCTAGAGTTTTTAAGAATACAAATGAACTGTTAGATCATGTGTTGCACAGTAGAAGATGGAGTTTCAGTGGTGATCTAGGTTCTTTAGTATGGCTTCTGAAATGTGGGTTCTTTAGTGGTCTGACAATCCTATGTAAAGAATCAGTTAAGGTTGTAACTGACAAACAAGAGGGTGATAGTTGTGTGCTTGCAAGGTTACTGGGACCTCAGTCAGTATTTCGCATTCCACAAATGTTAAAGATGGCAGCACTGTTGAGGTGGAAACTCAAGTTAGTGTCTACAGGTTGGTGGAGTGTGGGAAATGATAGCCTAGTGTTGCAGCCAGAGGTAGGGAAGAAAGATGCATTCCTCTTTATATCAGCTAACAAAGAAGGAGATGAAACTATTTTAAGGATAATGGGTTATGTGCATGTGCTCATGAAACTAACAGTTGGGATTGAACTTGAAGTGATGAAGATACTGGCAAGGGCGTTGTTAATCTTATCCCTACACTTGGTCATTACTATACTGTTCAGGGTACCCAGGATATTCATTATGCATCTGAAAGAAAATATGATGTTGATTGAAAAGCTTGAAGCAGTTCATCTAATGGGAGAACAACCATCTGGTATACCCGGTATGAGAAAAATCAAGATTTTTGTTGCTGCAGTAGTTCAGAAAAACAATGGAGGGGATTATATGGTGCTCAACAACCCGTTCTGTACAAGTTTATGGAGCAAGGAAAAGAGTGGTGGTACTATATGGCTTCGCGTTGAGCTACCTGGAGCACCTGGTTACATGAGAAATTGTCGTTTGTTGTTCGATAGAGGGAAACTTCTTGAGTCTATTCCAACGTTCTTTCTCTCGGTAGTACACCATTGTTATTTTTCTCTCAGTATCCACAATTGTGGTTATGTGAAAGTGTTTGGGCAGCTTCCTTGCCAGTTTGTGAGAGTTCAAGAGATGGTCGAGAAGCTATATCATCTCATTCAAGCTAAGATCGAGAACGATGTGGCAATACGTACGGATATGAACACAAACCGAGTCGAGGATTCCATTCTTATTGAACCTGTTTTACTTGAGGATGCGAACACAAGAGAGTTAGGTTCATTGGTTGTTGGATTTTGTTACAATGAGGAAGAAAGAAATATTTCCCCTCATGCTTTGGCTGAAACGGGGAAACATGACAATAGGGGCTCTATCAAAAAAAATGTTTTAATCAGTAGTGTGGTTTGGTCTTGTCATGGGTCTCTCTCCAGTACTCAAGCTAACTTTTTATCTCATATCCTCGAGGGCAAGGATAATTTAAAGGGGTGGGTATTTGTCACGTCCCATGAAGTAGTTATGGGCACCCATTGGTTAAGGGCACCCTTAGTTGTAGATAGTGCCTTGTAG
- the LOC113300047 gene encoding uncharacterized protein LOC113300047 isoform X2: MEVKCLHIRSTKIRLNAKEEIYLFQVKYVLPEALLVCQFESWGIDFVRFLQDVFKPATEWFSQAIVTGYFRFLRMGFFLYKPSSASVLYGNLAIREEEKKLHPNSAKIVLNSLFLAQYESDYDTRPWSWYGAVYKYLYFEYGRPLFNPRKDFEFCKWSFCLVKCDFTIENIYACIKWWDEHDMELVNLFVFKLRYSLEFLFDGSIVFVLQKWVEILNVGKWCNEILQQLTVFRSNLIVQKRRGSGSRQEPVDQGVGRCISFLAPRDNFQKSFVTASSNSIQRRLNGAGVKVHRLFHMVMNSGTVGAARVFKNTNELLDHVLHSRRWSFSGDLGSLVWLLKCGFFSGLTILCKESVKVVTDKQEGDSCVLARLLGPQSVFRIPQMLKMAALLRWKLKLVSTGWWSVGNDSLVLQPEVGKKDAFLFISANKEGDETILRIMGYVHVLMKLTVGIELEVMKILARALLILSLHLVITILFRVPRIFIMHLKENMMLIEKLEAVHLMGEQPSGIPGMRKIKIFVAAVVQKNNGGDYMVLNNPFCTSLWSKEKSGGTIWLRVELPGAPGYMRNCRLLFDRGKLLESIPTFFLSVVHHCYFSLSIHNCGYVKVFGQLPCQFVRVQEMVEKLYHLIQAKIENDVAIRTDMNTNRVEDSILIEPVLLEDANTRELGSLVVGFCYNEEERNISPHALAETGKHDNRGSIKKNVLISSVVWSCHGSLSSTQANFLSHILEGKDNLKGWVFVTSHEVVMGTHWLRAPLVVDSAL, encoded by the coding sequence ATGGAAGTAAAATGTCTTCATATTCGATCAACAAAGATTCGTCTTAACGCAAAAGAGGAAATTTATCTTTTCCAGGTGAAGTATGTGTTGCCTGAGGCGCTTTTGGTTTGTCAGTTTGAGTCTTGGGGTATTGATTTTGTCCGATTTCTTCAAGACGTTTTTAAGCCAGCAACTGAATGGTTTAGCCAAGCAATTGTTACAGGTTATTTTAGATTTTTAAGGATGGGTTTCTTCTTATATAAACCCAGTTCTGCATCTGTGTTGTATGGGAATCTTGCTAttcgagaagaagaaaagaagttacACCCCAATAGTGCCAAGATTGTTCTCAACTCCTTGTTTCTTGCTCAATATGAATCTGATTATGATACTCGACCGTGGAGTTGGTATGGTGCTGTTTATAAATATCTTTATTTTGAGTATGGTCGGCCATTGTTCAATCCTCGAAAGGATTTCGAATTCTGTAAATGGAGTTTCTGTTTGGTCAAATGTGATTTCACAATTGAGAATATTTATGCCTGCATAAAATGGTGGGATGAGCATGATATGGAATTGGTTAATTTGTTTGTTTTCAAACTGAGGTACTCTTTAGAATTTCTGTTTGACGGCTCGATTGTATTTGTGCTACAGAAATGGGTAGAGATTCTGAATGTTGGCAAGTGGTGCAATGAAATTCTACAACAACTTACTGTTTTCCGTAGTAATTTGATTGTGCAGAAGAGAAGGGGGAGTGGGTCAAGACAAGAGCCGGTTGATCAAGGGGTGGGTAGATGTATCAGTTTTCTTGCCCCAAGAGataattttcagaagagttttgtTACAGCTAGTTCAAACTCAATCCAGAGGCGACTGAATGGTGCAGGTGTGAAGGTTCATAGATTATTTCACATGGTTATGAATAGTGGAACAGTTGGTGCTGCTAGAGTTTTTAAGAATACAAATGAACTGTTAGATCATGTGTTGCACAGTAGAAGATGGAGTTTCAGTGGTGATCTAGGTTCTTTAGTATGGCTTCTGAAATGTGGGTTCTTTAGTGGTCTGACAATCCTATGTAAAGAATCAGTTAAGGTTGTAACTGACAAACAAGAGGGTGATAGTTGTGTGCTTGCAAGGTTACTGGGACCTCAGTCAGTATTTCGCATTCCACAAATGTTAAAGATGGCAGCACTGTTGAGGTGGAAACTCAAGTTAGTGTCTACAGGTTGGTGGAGTGTGGGAAATGATAGCCTAGTGTTGCAGCCAGAGGTAGGGAAGAAAGATGCATTCCTCTTTATATCAGCTAACAAAGAAGGAGATGAAACTATTTTAAGGATAATGGGTTATGTGCATGTGCTCATGAAACTAACAGTTGGGATTGAACTTGAAGTGATGAAGATACTGGCAAGGGCGTTGTTAATCTTATCCCTACACTTGGTCATTACTATACTGTTCAGGGTACCCAGGATATTCATTATGCATCTGAAAGAAAATATGATGTTGATTGAAAAGCTTGAAGCAGTTCATCTAATGGGAGAACAACCATCTGGTATACCCGGTATGAGAAAAATCAAGATTTTTGTTGCTGCAGTAGTTCAGAAAAACAATGGAGGGGATTATATGGTGCTCAACAACCCGTTCTGTACAAGTTTATGGAGCAAGGAAAAGAGTGGTGGTACTATATGGCTTCGCGTTGAGCTACCTGGAGCACCTGGTTACATGAGAAATTGTCGTTTGTTGTTCGATAGAGGGAAACTTCTTGAGTCTATTCCAACGTTCTTTCTCTCGGTAGTACACCATTGTTATTTTTCTCTCAGTATCCACAATTGTGGTTATGTGAAAGTGTTTGGGCAGCTTCCTTGCCAGTTTGTGAGAGTTCAAGAGATGGTCGAGAAGCTATATCATCTCATTCAAGCTAAGATCGAGAACGATGTGGCAATACGTACGGATATGAACACAAACCGAGTCGAGGATTCCATTCTTATTGAACCTGTTTTACTTGAGGATGCGAACACAAGAGAGTTAGGTTCATTGGTTGTTGGATTTTGTTACAATGAGGAAGAAAGAAATATTTCCCCTCATGCTTTGGCTGAAACGGGGAAACATGACAATAGGGGCTCTATCAAAAAAAATGTTTTAATCAGTAGTGTGGTTTGGTCTTGTCATGGGTCTCTCTCCAGTACTCAAGCTAACTTTTTATCTCATATCCTCGAGGGCAAGGATAATTTAAAGGGGTGGGTATTTGTCACGTCCCATGAAGTAGTTATGGGCACCCATTGGTTAAGGGCACCCTTAGTTGTAGATAGTGCCTTGTAG